TGTTACATGGATAAAGCTGTTATATTGATTATGAAGCGTGTCTCAGACTCTGATCGGGGACGTTCGGAGCCTCTTTATGAGTGAAACAACCTGATGCGAGTCGTTTGTCCTTCAGGTTCCTGGACGTTTTGGCAGCCAGGAAGGACCCGGCAGGCCTGACGGGAGAAGTTCTGATCGACGGAGCTCCTCAGCCTCCAAACTTCAAGTGTCTGTCTGGATACGTGGTGCAGGTGGGTGAGACGGACAGGAACACGGACGGGAAGTCAGATATTTACAGGAGCCAATAGAACGGCTTTGATTGAGCAGAGTTTCCTGGTCAGGGCAGGAAGGGAGTGACCGCAACAATAAGAGCAGCTTCTTTTAGTGGCATAAGTCACAGCACCAAAAATAACATCTGATATTTAAAGATATCCTCAAAATGAAACTGTAACAAAGGTTTTGTTGTcagttaaaatgactgtttcttGTCTCCAGGACGACGTGGTGATGGGAACTCTGACGGTCAGAGAGAACTTCACCTTCTCTGCAGCGCTGCGTCTCCCAGCGTCCGTCTCTCAGGAGGAGAAAGAGCAAAAAGTCAACAAACTGATCCAGGAGCTGGGACTGGGCCGTGTGGCCGACTCCAAGGTGAGGAGAAAGAAACGGTGACAAAATATATTATGGCTGAAGGAGTCTGGGTCCAGACCTTTGAATCCAGTCGACTGAGGTAACCAGTGTAAGGAGTTGATGAAACAATGAAAGAGAGCAAGTCaagacagaggaaaaaagaaatgagagagTAGAACAACGGAGAACAAAAGGCCCTTATCGTCTTCTGTAATAGACTATATTCACACGGcatccattttcctctgacatcacactcagggtggcTTTTTTCCAGGTTGCAACTCATATAAACTTAGAAAATCTGACAAATAGTTATCATGTCACCACTTTCATATTGATCACTATCTGAAAAGATGAGGGAttgtgaaaatctggagggaccCTCACCCATGTTTCAAGGTTAAACTCCAACCAACCATCAAcccaaccaatcaatcaaccaaccaaccaagtaACCAACCACCCAGCCAACGAGTAGCAATGGCGGTTAGGGAATGTGTTACATCACTGAGGGTCCTGATAATATACAAgtacaaactgtgtgtgtgtgtgtgtgtgtgtaggtgggcACCCAGCTGATTCGTGGGATCTCCGgcggggagaggaagaggacgaaCATCGGCATGGAGCTCATCATCGACCCGTCCGTCCTTTTCTTGGACGAACCAACCACAGGGCTCGACGCCAGCACCGCCAactcagtgctgctgctgctgaagaggtacacacacacacacacacacacacacacacacacacacacacacacacacacacacacacacacacaccaatgtaAATACTGCCATCTTGTGGCCATTGTACGTTCCTACTATTGATATTGATCCTATAGGCTCCTGCTCTCACTTACTTACACTGTTTAAGTACTACagtacccatgagcctcagcgGTCACTGCTGTGGAGAAGATCCTTTCATCCAACATGGACTCAGATGATTTAAACTACTGTTTTGTCAGGTTTCAGCAGGATACTTTAATGTTTCCCTTCCTGTTTCTTCAGGATGGCTAACAACGGTCGCACCATCATCCTGTCCATCCACCAGCCTCGATACTCCATCTACCGCCTGTTCGACAGCCTCACCCTGCTGGTCAACGGCAAACAGGTGCCTCACCACCTGCTTATGGAAATACATTCACAGCGTCTCCATCTCCTTGACTTTCTTTCATCTTTCCATGTTTTTTCCTTGATTCCTTCCATCTCACCTCCTCATCACTGTGTTGTCACTTGTTTGGTCTTTAACAGGTTTACCACGGTCCGGCTCAGACAGCTCTGGAGTATTTCTCAGACATCGGTAGGAACTTAAAATCAACTTTAATCCAATAATTATGACACAGCCCGACGCAAAGATGATTTTAACTAATTAAATTTCCCAGGATACACCTGTGAGGCCCACAACAACCCTGCTGACTTCTTCCTGGACATCATTAATGGAGACTCAACCGCTGTCGCCCTCAGCAACAGTGAATACGAAGGTCAGATTTGAAAACCTAAGAGGCATTAAAACAGAGGATAATGAGTTCAGTCCGGTGGGGACCATGTAAATACAGTATTGTTGTATTTTGCCTGGACGATCCTGAATGCCTCCTTCTTCCCTCCAGATCCAGAATCTGTTTTGAATTCCAAACGAGGCATCGAGGACAAACTCGTAGACGAATACAGAAACTGCCACTACTACAGACAGACCAAAGCAGAGCTGGGTACGTACGACGAGGTCACAGCGTTTATCTCTTCGGTATCTAATCTGCAGCAAACTGTCCTTCAgtgttttgaaagaaaagccAGCTGATAATTTACAGAGTTATAGTCGGTGGAGGGAAACGTACTTTtctacttaaaggtgcagttcaCAGCCGAGTTTCTGAGCTTCGATCGCTGGTGAAGTCGCTGTTCATTAGATTAATGAAAGTTTCCAAACAACTGAAATCAAATTCAAACTGAGGACAGAAACTTGTGACTTAGATGAattaatatcaaataaaactcCCTCTGTTTCCCTCAGAGAGGATCATTCAGGGTAAGCAGGTGACCACCGTTCGTCCCTCCAGGACCATCACCTACAACACCAGCTTCCTGACCCAGTTCAGATGGGTTCTCAAGAGAACGTTCCGCAACCTCATGCTGAACCCGCAGACCTCCGTCGCTCAGGTGGGAACATGGAGCAGATGTCTGAAGTGTAACTGTCAGAGAAACAAACGTATGTTTCAGGCATTGTTCATCGTAGATCAGAGAGGAATGTGGCAgtttttatattgattttttattgACTGGAGTTTGGTTTACCGCTCAGCTTCGTCTATCACTGAATCCAGGAAGTCTGACCCAAAATGATGTGTTCTCACTGAGACAAcaacatcaaaatcaaatcaagtttCACTTTTGTAGTTTGAATGCAATTGGAGCAGCAGCTAGTGGCCATAAGAGGAACTGCAACTTCAGAAATTTTAGTTTGActtgtccccagactcccttataaaaacactcaactttgtgagttgttgagtcagaAGTCACTTGATGAACTTTATGAAACGCCGTCTCTGACAAATCCTTAACTCTTTGGGTCCTCTTCTAAATTTGGCAAATATCACAaagttttttctgtctttgtgtaaaaaacatggtgtctgtttgtctcagtgatgtacgtgtttatttgcatgtagAGTGGGGAAGTGAGAAGCAATCACAGGTGGTCAGTCATGTGATTAACTATCGTCTGTactgtgtttgtattgtgtCCAGGTGGCTGTAACCTTGTTCCTCGCTCTGGTGGTCGGAGCCATTTTCTTTAATGTCCAGCTGAACGACAGCGGGATGCAGAACAGGTGTTTATATTCTACTTTACTCTGgtgcaaacaaaacatttttaacttaaagaggtcatataaTGCTACATTTCAGGTTAACAACATAAGTTTAGGATGTAGCcgatcagaggcagagtagggtgggtcatgccgagcaaggtagtgtgatctaaaataacgctgctaaagcagtagcaactgtgtgtctgctgactgactggagtgtttATATCTTATAATAAATGACATATGTGTGTTGATGGTTTTCAGGTTTGGCGCTCTCTTCTTCATCACTGTGAATCAGTGTTTCAGCTCCCTGTCATCAGCTGAACTCTTCATCTCAGAGAGGAAACTCTTCATGTGGGTTCGACACGCAAACGTTCATCAGGACGTCTCTGCTGATATCCATCAATCAATCCTACTCGTACCTACCTCACGTTAGAAACTTATGTCACGTAATGTACGTGATTAATaaatctctttctgtctcccatCAGTCACGAGTACATCAGCGGTTACTACAGAGTGTCGGTCTACTTCTTGTCGAAGATCCTGTCTGACATCATCACGCTGAGGACCATCCCCGCCATCGTCTTCACATGTGTGGCCTACTTCATGATCGGTGGGTGGGAGACACAAAATACTGCAATTTATATTTATACCATATCAAATATTTTAGTAATTGAACAGTCGCTTTAGAAAAAGTGCCCAAAATTCTCGTGTTCCAggttttcaaaatgtacatatttctttgtttccGTTGAAGTTTTGAACAGTTTGTTgggcaaattaaacaaattgaGGGTTTCACCTTCAAACCTCAGTAACTTGAGTCGTTTCACTATTTtcttacgtgtgtgtgtgtgtgcgtgtgtgtgcgtgcaggtCTGAAGCCGACAGTTGAggccttcttcctcttcatgttCAGCGTCACTCTGGTCGCCTACACAGCCACCTCCATGGCTCTGGCCATCTCCGCCGACCAGACGGTGGTGGCCATCGCCAACATCTTCATGACCATCGCCTGCGTCTTCATGATGGTAACTATTAAAATCAAGCctcatgttttgtgttgaagAAAGAAACTTGAATGAATATCTCACCTGTGAACTCTCTCTGCGTCTCTGTCATCAGATCTTTGCCGGTCTGCTCGTGAACCTTCCCTCCATCGTCGGCTGGCTCGCTTGGTTAAAATACTTGAGTATACCACGATACGGCATCAgtgtacgtacacacacacacacacacctacaatTACATATGTTTTCACTTCCTGTAGctgcatgatgatgatgatgatgtttgtcTCTCCAGGCTCTGCTGGTTAATGAGTTTACTGGGCTGAACTTCTGTACGGGTAACACCACCATCGggtaagaaacacacacacacaaacacctaaACATACATGGATGCCTGATTGTATTTGAATTGTTTGTGTACACTAATGGCTCCACCTGCTGGACAGTGTGTTACATTACATCCCCTCAGCTTCCTGTCatagttatttgttttaaaacacattagtgtaataaaaaatgttggattataataaaacaaatttaaaaaggtAATGAACCCCAGATGTGTTATTTTGATCGTTAACGTCAGTTGAATTAGGTGGTCTTGTTCATGGAGGAACCTTTGTGCTGTGTTTCCAGTTGCACAGGGGAGGACTTTCTCACGGTGCAGGGTGTGGATTACTCCACCTGGGGCTTCTGGCAGAACCACTTGGCTCTGGGCATCATGACCATCTGCTTCCTTGCCATCGCTTACCTCAAACTGCGCTTCATCAGGAAGTTCACCTagaccttcatcatcatcatcatcatcgtcaccaCCACCATGTTAATACAGTCTGGGAGGCAGACTTGTGTCAGCAGCTCAGGACTGTTTGTAAATCTGTAGTTTGTTCATTAACAGTTAATCCTCCAGACCTCTAACACTGATCAcatgtttgtaaaataaaatgtttgttgtttatggaAGTTATTAATCATTACACACTCCCCACTAACACCAGAGCACCTCGGTGTGAGAACCAATCAGAAAACTGTGACAGAAGTTTTGCACTTTAAAGTTTGGAGACAAAGAAGTTAattattttcacacaaaaacaaaaaaatgattttttttttttatataaaatgaaacactgaatgtgCATTTTGATGTCAGCGtcttttctattttaatttCAGCTGCTTTTGTGAATATTACTTTGACTTCTCGtgtttgacattattttaacaGAAGTAACAGACTGACGAACCCTGGTGGTCAAAACTGGTTGATGCAGCCTGAGACACATATTTTTTTGAGCCTGACAGTTCGACTTTGACCCTGTAAatagttttatgacaaaataaattCCATTACATTCACGTCACAACACTGTTGTTAAGTCAGTTTGTTGATATCCCACAAGCTCacattgctaacactagctgGCTAACATTAGGGCTTACGGatcattttggacccaacaaccattttaaaatgataactTCACagtcataacaatgtttttaaggacaagagatacttttattctgtacaagctctgtagatgtattattttgcGAAATTGATTTATCTTCATAAAAATGTTCACAACATGACCGTTAAGTTGATcttgttaacatgctaactttgGGTAATCAGCACTCGACTCAAAGTACAGCTCAGACTGATGTAAATGTTGTGAGTGAAGCTAAAGAAAAGAAGTTAAAGAAGTTTTCATCTGAAATgagaacatgaatgtctgaatcAAACGTCACTGTAATCCATCTAATAGCTGCTGACATATGTCACTGGAaaccaaacattttaaactCACGGTGGCACCAGAGGAAACATgtggggatcaccaaagtcagtatgGTGCATCATCAGGGTACCATGAATGGTCGTACCAAATTTCATTCCAATCCATCCAGAAtaagttgagatatttcaatctgaagcaaagtggtggactgaatGACAACGCTAACCACGGAGCTACGCTGCTAGCTAAAAGCACAACGTGCCTTTTGTTTGGATATGATGAGATAATGTGAGgatcaccaacacacacaccagattaGATCAGAGCTCGACAGctgactggtgtgtgtgtgtgtgtgtgtgtgtgtgtgtgtgtgtgtgtgtgtgtgtgtgtgtgtgtgtaagctgacACTCGCTTCCATAGCAACCGTGGTTATAAACAGTCCCAGcatgctcgtgtgtgtgtgtgtgatgtgaggaAATCTCACCTGCTGTTGAGTAACAGGTAGAGTGAGACGCACACACCTTGTGTTGGGAGATGTTCCTGTGAAGGTGATGAGTAACTGTTTCCATAAACTGCTCAACGTGCCCTCGAGCAAGGCAACGACCCAACAGCAGGGGCGATGAGTGAATCAGTTTCAGTCTCCTCagattaaaacattattttactttttttcacaaattcagtgctgacaaaaaaaaaatcacatataaaaaGTCAATATAAagttgaatgtaactaagtacatgtactcaagtactgtactttagtacaATTGGgtttttttacttgagt
This is a stretch of genomic DNA from Pagrus major chromosome 10, Pma_NU_1.0. It encodes these proteins:
- the LOC141003457 gene encoding broad substrate specificity ATP-binding cassette transporter ABCG2-like, which produces MYENQVSMELGLNGASKHQSAGSGKERHGATVSFHNIHYKVTQGGGCLRRKNRTTKDILIDLNGIMKPGLNAIMGATGSGKSSFLDVLAARKDPAGLTGEVLIDGAPQPPNFKCLSGYVVQDDVVMGTLTVRENFTFSAALRLPASVSQEEKEQKVNKLIQELGLGRVADSKVGTQLIRGISGGERKRTNIGMELIIDPSVLFLDEPTTGLDASTANSVLLLLKRMANNGRTIILSIHQPRYSIYRLFDSLTLLVNGKQVYHGPAQTALEYFSDIGYTCEAHNNPADFFLDIINGDSTAVALSNSEYEDPESVLNSKRGIEDKLVDEYRNCHYYRQTKAELERIIQGKQVTTVRPSRTITYNTSFLTQFRWVLKRTFRNLMLNPQTSVAQVAVTLFLALVVGAIFFNVQLNDSGMQNRFGALFFITVNQCFSSLSSAELFISERKLFIHEYISGYYRVSVYFLSKILSDIITLRTIPAIVFTCVAYFMIGLKPTVEAFFLFMFSVTLVAYTATSMALAISADQTVVAIANIFMTIACVFMMIFAGLLVNLPSIVGWLAWLKYLSIPRYGISALLVNEFTGLNFCTGNTTIGCTGEDFLTVQGVDYSTWGFWQNHLALGIMTICFLAIAYLKLRFIRKFT